One Arachis hypogaea cultivar Tifrunner chromosome 2, arahy.Tifrunner.gnm2.J5K5, whole genome shotgun sequence genomic window, AGATTTAATAAAGGACAACTTTATCATTGTTTATGAGGTACTTTTCTGAAATACTTCACTGGTAGAGTTCCATGTGAAATGAAATGTTGTTAGGCTTTCTTTTTACTCCTTAACTATTCATCCATTCGCCTTTCACTCTGCTACCATTGCCAGAATATTTCTAGGATTTGGCCCCTTTATATTTGTTGTGGTTTTTGTAGCTGCTGGATGAGATGATAGATAATGGCTTCCCACTAACTACAGAACTTAACATCCTGCAAGAGATGATAGCTCCACCGAATATTGTAAGTAAAGTCTTGAGTGTTGTCACTGGCACCAGTTCCAATGTAAGCGACACCCTTCCTGGTGCAACTTCTTCTTGTGTTCCCTGGAGAACGGCGGACACAAAGTATGCCCAGAATGAAGTTTATGTAGATCTTGTGGAAGAAATGGATGCTACAATAAACAGGTCTATATACTCATTCTCATCTCTCACTTTTTAATAATGGATCACTCTATGGGTGGTTTATTTGTTCATTTCATTTATGGTCTCTTTTTTGTGAAATAAGGAATGCTAAATATTTCAAACTTTGAATCTAAAACCAAACGTGAATCGAAATAGTTTTTAGCTCACCCAAGGCATAAAATCTTACATATACACATCCTAAATATCCAATAAAATATCTCAGGTACAACTATAGTAGGATCAAATCATTTTTATATAAATGGCTAAGCATCTTGAAGAAATGTAGCAATCAAAGGGTGATGGACAACTGATGTTCGCATATTTTTAATAGACTCCATTTTGTTGATGAACATTGACTGCGTTTCTCACAAGGAAAGGATTCAACAAACGATGATCTTGGAAACTTCTCTCTGTTTTTTATACTATACTACTCTTTTTCCAGTTTCGCTCCTAAGCCTGCCACACCTTTTTTGCAAGCTTAGTGACAGGATACTACTGATTCTAGTAATTTTGAACCTCTGTAACATTATGTGACTGACATTTATCTAAGATCATCTCAAGATTCGTCCTTAGTAGTTTAAATCTTATGCAGCACTTCTTTTATACTTGCTGCTAAACAATTCTGCTGATTTAGGGATGGAGCTCTGATGAAATGCGAGGTCTATGGCGAAGTTCAAGTAAATTCCCACATCACTGGTCTTCCTGACCTGACGCTTTCATTTACAAATCCTTCGATCCTAGATCAAGTGAGGTTCCATCCCTGTGTTAGATTTCGCCCATGGGAATCACATCAGATTCTTTCATTTGTGCCTCCTGATGGACAATTTAAACTTATGAGTTACAGGTAAGCTGTCCAGCTTTATGTTTAAGTCTGAATCAGAATTTGAAACCTGATTTTGGATAAAGAAAAGTAATTGTGAAATGAATTTCGTTCCATGTATTCCCAGTTTTCTCTTAATATTTTTGTGATTCACTCTTGTTTCAGGGTTAGAAAATTGAAGAGCACCCCAATATATGTAAAGCCACAGTTGACATCAGATGGTGGGACATGCCGTCTTAACGTAATGGTTGGCTCAAGAAACGATCATGGAAAGACTATTGATTCAGTTACAGTTCAGTTTCAGCTTCCTTCATGTATTTTATCTGCGGATCTTACCTCAAATCATGGAACCGTAAACATCCTTGCTGACAAGGTACCTAACAATTAGCAACGTTTCTGCTTAATTTTTTGGTCAATTATGTATGTTCGAATACAACCTACTTTGCTCTATACTTCAGCATGCAATTTGAAGCTGTCTCTGTATTCTATTTTATCAGACATGCACTTGGAACATTGGTCGGATTCCAAAAGATAAAGCACCTTCAATGTCTGGAACGATGGTGCTCGAGACTGGATTGGAGCGCCTTCATGTCTTCCCTACATTTAGAGTGGGTTTTAAGATGATGGGTGTTGCTCTCTCTGGCCTGCAAATAGATAAACTGGATTTGAAGACTGTACCTTACCGTTTCTACAAAGGTTTTCGAGCTGTTACCCGTGCAGGCGAATTTGAAGTCAGATCATAACCTTGTGTATCCCATTAAGAAGTCCTCTGAGACATGATGAGATTCTAGAGATGAAATTCTGCTACATAATGGCTGGTTTTATTTGTAAAGTGAATACTTAATAGTGTGTTCTGCTGTCTGAAATATCTTGTTTTCATGAAGCAGCATTGCCActtataatttgaatataatgTGTTATCTTTTGGTCTTTAAATTGGCATTAGTGTGAGTGAATTGTATGTTTTTCAGATGAATGAACGGTTTCTATTACTTATCTAAACTTTTGTTGAGTACCAAGTGCATCAAAGATGAGAACAATGACAAACACACTGTCAAAATCTGATACATTGAAGATAATGAAGAATTGAACTGTTAATGTTTATCTTAACACCTCAATCTTCTAATTGGGTTAATTCCAGTAGTTACAAGCTCATTAGTTAGAATCAAGGAGAACGGTTTATGATTATGCCAGATTAAGTACCAATCTTGTTGACTCGAAAAGAATCCATGACTTGGCGAAGATCATTTTGTTCCTCTGCAAAGACATTCTCCGGCACCTGCAATCTCAGCTCATAGAGTTGGTTGTTTTCAACCCCTAGAGCCGAAAGATACCTCCGATCCCACTCCATTCGCACCACGCGCTCTTGTGGCATAACAGCAAGCTCATTGTTATTTGCATATGACTTTATGTTTACCTATATATTCGATTTGATCGGATTCAGTTCAATGCACGGAAATGAAACTCATACTCAAAATGTAACTGTAACTGTAACtgtaaaccaaaccaaaccaacctCAACTTGGTAGTACAACTTGCCATCATCAGCAACTCTTGAAGTTGTAGAAAGGATGTTGGATTCGCGTCGAACACCAAGCCTTGTAGACATGAACTCGGTGAGATACTGCTTGAGGACCTTCTTTCCGGCATCTTCAGGTGTACCCAAGTCCTGGACACTCTTGTATCTGGAAGATGAAGGGGATGAAATCTCCACAGATACATTTTCGTCGAGAATGTAAGGGTCTCTGAAGAATATGTCAGCACCAGCACCTCGTACTTGGATCCAGTTGCTGGGATACCTGAATGAGTAGCCATCAAATGCGTCTATGTATTCGCGCAACGGAAGCGACTGCTGAGCCAATGCATCAGAGCCAGCTTCAAAGACAATGTAAGTTgataggagcaaggacaaggctTTCCTCCTTGAAACTGCAAAAGCCTTAGTCTGATTCATTCATTATACATTATAATTAATTAGCAGACACATATATATGCCTAAAACACAATTACCTTTGGAAAATTAGAGcctaaattatcattttttatatacTATGTTATAAATCCCCTTACATATTTTACTTGAATATAGACTATCATACTTGAATTTAACTCTAGATAATTAACTTATCGTATCATTTCTATTATTATCGGATTATAAAACTTAACTTGCAAGGGGCAATACGCCGTGCTCGACCCAGCTCTAGAGAAATACTTGCATAATCCTAGAGTATATTTAATACGcgttctaaaaatttatttttatccaaACTGCAATAATGTGTTGGGTTTTTTATGcgttaaaaacatgcaatttggATGTCTCATACTATCCTCCAACCCGATAGACTAAAGACTAATTCGTCGCGAATCTAAGCTCTATTTAAGAGTCAACCGCTAGCCAATAAGTTAGAACATGAACAAGGATTCAAATCCGACACTTTCCAAGTTGGTTATGCAAAACATAACTATTATAACATAATAGATGAGAAAggtaatttattatataaaaacagaatcaaagaaGAGCATAAAACAGAGAAAGAAATTGATAGATATGGTATCAAACTATCACAACTACATGGCCACACCAACCAGTGAAATTTGTTATAAAACATTATTTGGAGTTCAATCAAATTCTTTTATGAGAATTCTATTTGATAAAGTTAACACACACCTTGGAAGAGTAATCACAGGGCAATTGTTGAGTGATAGAGGCTGCTTTCATCTGCCATTGTTTTCTCTTGAAGTGAATATGAGAGTAGTGAAGCTTAGTTCCAGAAAATTCAGAAAGAGTGGAAGCTAatggggagaagaagaagaagcttccTTCTTCTGCCACTGCCACAATCTTCGCCATGCTTCCTCCTTAGTTTGTGTTATCTCATTCTGATAACTGATAagaataaacaattaaaaaattatattattaattaattattttaaagaaaaaaattgagccagacaaaaaaaaaattgggcCTTATATAAAGCTAGCTAGCCCAATGCAGTatccataaaaaaatatatgaacatCTTTCTAAATACTAAATGGATTAATGGTAGATATTTTTTATACCTTGAAATCTTGAGAGATTATCAACTCTTTTAAAAGGGTAAAATAGAATATAGTTTACTTATTGAATTTTATCTCATGTTTGAATTGTTGTGTCCAattgtatcttaataaaaaaaattctgatACGTTTGGTCAtatctaaataccatcacgtattAACGTGttcagtcttattcttaatatgtattttttaaatgagtttagaaatagtatattaatactttatataattaaaaaattaatttctattttaatatcaataaaatattaaaatatcattaatttatccaaaaatactttatattatatgtgtgtgtgttttcctgcataagattttaaaatttgtgtgtccGCATAttccgtgtcgtgtcgtgtctcATATCCGTGTCAGTATCGGTACATTATAGCTCATAgataatttctaacttaattaATGTTTTAAAATGTGAAATTCAACACCTTAACATTATCAAATggtgcaataataataataataataataataataataataataataataataataataataataataataataataagttacatatttctttttcaaaatgaaattTATATTATGTGTTTTCAGTTACAAAATTACTCCTTAATACAAATGTATTTTTGAAAGAAAACAGCCAAAGATCTGTTTTCCACTGTTTGATAACTCGTTAGGGTGTCAAATTTCACTTTTTAAAACATTTAAAGAGATAAAATACATATCAACCAAAGTTAAGTAATCTTTTTGTCCTAAATATTTTGTCtattttctttaaaatcttttcttcACCCTATTTTTGTTTTGAAGACTCTTAAGCTTACTAATTAATGCTATTCTAAACATTACGCTTAAAAAATATTTAggacaaaaataaaatgaaaaaatgttagaaataaaattgaaatttgaacaaAACATttggacaatatatatatatatatatatatatatatatatatatatatatatatatttaatttgttggTATATATGTAcaaaatttattgaaatatatgatgatgtaatatatatctatatatacaaGTTGAATGGAAAAATTAGAATCAATTCACCTGAAAACAAGTCATCTTTTACTAGAAATGACCTAAAAATCAACAAGTACTAAGTTCAAGATGCcattgccttttcctttcctttgggtGACCTTGTATTTTTTGTTGGCCTGGTGCCATTGCCGTTCAAtatgtatataaaatttaattttgatacactatcagtgtaaaattattttacacataCATTCAATCATATAACGTCATATTAGTAAAAATACCTACCTTTTATATTAATCGCATAAATGATTATCTAAGAGAACGATTGTGATTGTACGATTGTATAAAACGTTTTATACTGTTTCTGcataaaaattaaactctatatatatatggtgctaaaataaaaaaattaaataaaataaccaGCTAGCTAATAGCTACAATGGAGGGTCCCTTGGTTCTTGGATTTTAGTTAccatggaaagaaaaaaaattgcgtCTAATAAGAATATATGAACATGAATTTTGATGGCTATGAGTAAAGATCAATCACCCAATAATATTCTCTTTGACATGTGAACATGAACTCTATCATGCAATTGTCAAAGAATGCCCACAAAGCTACTAAGAAAAATGGACATGCTTTCTAAATACTAGCGTTTTAATAGACACGTGTCTATTAGattgttttttcaaattttatgtaatacgataaatataaaataactataGTAATTTAGTAGTTAAAAAAATACAttgttttataatttaattaggtTCAACTCAACTTTATAACTATTATTGAATTATATTCTATAAAAAATTGGGTGAGCAACCAAACTATAGTTATTTTGGTGATCATACTTGACAATAAAAATATTGTGGATTGGATGAATGAAAATAGGTACAAGTTGGGACTTTAGAGTTTAGAATATTGAGAAATAAAACTCATGTGGCTAaatcaacttgggttggtcgagtggttagctcacttgttcgcttaagtaagtgtcgggGGTTTGAATCCCGTCTTAGCTTGTGTATGCAGTAACCCATTGGtcagcggcagacccttaaatggagctcaaatCCGCAACGGATTAATCTTTGACCTGTTAGGTTGGTGGATAGGAATACCGTGGGGAACCAAAAAAAAACTCGTGGCTAACACAAGTGATCCAAAATGTGGGAATGAAATTTATGGATAGCAACACATTCAAAGAAATGAAGGTTTGAGAAAGCTTGACAAAGGAAACGAGGCAGCATTGGGTACACTGGAATTAAAAAGAATGGAATGCAACCAACAGAAGAACGTGCTTGTGCTAAGAGTATAAACATGGTGTTTTGTATGAATTTTTTTCCCCTTTCTTGTTATATAATTTCTAGTCTGATTTGATGTTGAACTATATTAAGTAGTGTTGGACTATTTTTTATGACAATGTCAAAAAGAGTAATGTAATACTACTAAAGCTGGGTTTCTCTCCGATTTTGGGTCGAGCTTCTTTTGAACTATCTAAAAAAATATCTCAATCGATCAATTTTCACTATtagagataaataatttttttactatattatttgaattataagGATAATTAAATTGATAAGCAAGTTTCATTTCTTATACAAGGACACAAGCTTGAATAAAAAAGAAATCATTCTAATGCTCAAAAGGatgaccaaaaataattttgaatacaatttttctttttgttaaaattatatgtatatatcaaataatgaaagataattttatttgaattaggtGCATCCATCTAAATTTAACGTAGTTTGATATCTATATTCATTGTATCAAAACAATACTTTTATGacggttatttttattatttaaaattattgctAAATTTTTTCATGTTGGCTCAAAAAGCATCACTAATTTGAGCGTTGTCAGTGAATTTAATAACGATTTTGGACAACTGTTAATAATACTGTCGTTAAATTATGTAacgattttaaatatataaaacggTCACTAATTTATAACACgtgtttttttattatgtttagcAACAGTTTTTTAAAACCAtcactaaattattattttctgtgacaataattttatttttttgtgataattttaaattgtcatcatttttctaaaattaaaattgttcatTTTTAAATGCTTTTTTCAGAGTTTAAATCGCCACAATATCTCTagcattggatttttctttttcaattattacATAAATTATTtccattataaataataatatatatgtatacaaatACTACAATATGAAATATCCCGGTCTCAAaaatagaatttcacaaaaatgctAACATTGTATTTCTACTTAAAAAagtgtataataaaaaaattatactttataacctcacttaactaaaaaaatttgaaaggatCCGTTTCAATATGAATGATGCAATGAGGATTGATTGATGACACAAAATGGAATAAATTAAAGTGAGATTATTAGGATAATATCAGGTGGCGGTACTCAGTTCCACACTCAATACTAATCTCATTCTCATACTTTTTCTCACCTAACTCtatctcttctttttcatctcatccacacaaatttatttataaaaaacaaTTAATTCAATTTGATCGAAATGAGATTCTATAAAAGGACAGGAATCTTCTCTTATTAAACTAAgaattttcttaattttcaaagttTAAAGCCAACATGTCTAATTGAAATATCAATATACTTAGAGTTTGTTTAAAATGATAAGAATTAGAATTCATTtaagaattgattttttttagaataactaaaaatgaatgatttaaattttgttgagaatcttaatttttaattatttttctttcgttTATAAATCAGACCAATAGAGATTTAATTTCCAAATCTATTTACATACTTTTTAAACTTGAATTCtattctattaatatattatagtcattctaaattataaaattgaatatCAAATAGAAatgaattctttttttaaaaaaaattagaattctttaattttctcattttaaatagttttcaaataaacaagcttttactattttatgttaaaaatgatataatcattcatgtattatttttattttattgacttAAACTTTTGATAAAAATGACATTATGATATAATATCAAAGTTTTTatgatctaaaaatttagaatttgattttATTGACCTCAAAAGAAAGAAATTTAACATATACctaataaaataagaaagaaaaactatgcaaattttatggataccaaaaaaaaaaatacttgcaTGAATATGttgttaaaattataatattcatatatatatttttattattttaattaaaaaatttagagaagTGATATCATAATATTTTGACTAATGGATCGTACGTCTACAACTTTGGTCTAATTTATCTGCACACCTATGCAACAATACTagcttttttttatattctttcttcttataacaataataaaaaaataatttttttatgattattaatattaaaaaactttaaaatataCTGATATATAAGTATTtcagttatttttaattattgatcttaattaaaaaaatatataatatatataattaagatcaacagttaaaatttattaaaatattggtGTACTAATATACTTAAAAACTTTCCATCAATATTTTTCAAATATCAAGCACACACtactatttaaatttttatttattttttttaaatagacaaACATTTTGGTGATAATGaaatttagataaatatttttgtgGTGCTGTGTATCAATAATCCTCCAAAGTTTCCTCATCTTCTCTTTCATCTACCAACATTTTGCTAGTTCAGTCTCATATAGAACAACTGAATCTGCAAAATTATATATCTCAGCactgattatatatataatattcatttGATGTGGATGTGATCTGTGTTTGTTTCTGAGATCAGTGCAATGTcttagcaatatatatatatatatataaaccccgGGCGGTGGAGTTATATAAGTTACCTGATGAGTttcaaaagttttattttttccaattttttgacAATATTCAAAGTAGTTGAAACTATATCTGGTGAAAGATACGTGTGAGATTATTTTCAAatgaaattattttatatatatttgatgtAGATAGTTCGTTATTAGAAATAAAGTGAATAATTCCAGTGAAGATGTAAAAGGATTATCTGGAAAATCTGAAACTCTTTTGAGTACCACGTGATTTTTATCCATTTATTCCACACGCCaaagctttttaattttatttgcctcctcctttttcttctttttttttttccccttcttttcttctttttttcctaccAGTATCATGCACTCTTGGCCGGTGTATATATCTGATCATATTTGATATCTTGCTTCACTTTTGAAAGAGTCAAAATTAATGTCTTTGTCCAAGGCGCTCAAGTCTCAAAATCATTTCACAATAATTTGGAAAGGATAATAtcttccaaaattaataaatgaaattttgttttaaattatttcTTACTGCTGAGTGTAATATCTCTcaatttaaaaatgatattttatggAAAGAAAAACTTAGGTTATGAAAAGCAAAGGTTCTAAATAAAACAGGTAAGTTGGTTTTCATTAAGTCGGTGTTGAATAGTCTATTGATCTATTACCTTAGTCTGTACAAAATAATAAAGGAAATTGCAGACAAATTGATTGCATTACAGAAGAGGTTTATGTTGAATAACAACGATGAAAACTATGGTATACCTCTAGTTAAGTGAAAAGTGCTGGTTCAGTGCCGAAAAAGGCTGGGGGTTGGGGGTTGGAGATGCAGTGTTCAGGAACACAACGcttctgtttaagtggtggtTGAGATTTTCAAAAGAAGATTGCCCGTTATAAAAGAAATTTGTATGCTCCTGTAATAATTTGAACCATAATGTAATGTTATCACATTAGACTTTACCTGTAAAGGGTGGTCCGTGGAAAGACATCTGTCAGTTCAATATAAAAGAACAACAAgtgaaagaaaaaattattagtGGGTTGGCGATGGAAGTCGGGAATGGAAGAAGAACTCATTTTTGGGAAGACAATTGGATTCAAGGTGGTCCTTTGAAAGcgagtttttt contains:
- the LOC112734650 gene encoding AP-3 complex subunit mu isoform X1 translates to MLQCIFLLSDSGEVMLEKQLTGHRVDRSICGWFWDQSISQGDSFKQLPVIASPTHYLFQVFREGITFLACTQVEMPPLMAIEFLCRVADVLNDYLGGLNEDLIKDNFIIVYELLDEMIDNGFPLTTELNILQEMIAPPNIVSKVLSVVTGTSSNVSDTLPGATSSCVPWRTADTKYAQNEVYVDLVEEMDATINRDGALMKCEVYGEVQVNSHITGLPDLTLSFTNPSILDQVRFHPCVRFRPWESHQILSFVPPDGQFKLMSYRVRKLKSTPIYVKPQLTSDGGTCRLNVMVGSRNDHGKTIDSVTVQFQLPSCILSADLTSNHGTVNILADKTCTWNIGRIPKDKAPSMSGTMVLETGLERLHVFPTFRVGFKMMGVALSGLQIDKLDLKTVPYRFYKGFRAVTRAGEFEVRS
- the LOC112734650 gene encoding AP-3 complex subunit mu isoform X2 gives rise to the protein MPPLMAIEFLCRVADVLNDYLGGLNEDLIKDNFIIVYELLDEMIDNGFPLTTELNILQEMIAPPNIVSKVLSVVTGTSSNVSDTLPGATSSCVPWRTADTKYAQNEVYVDLVEEMDATINRDGALMKCEVYGEVQVNSHITGLPDLTLSFTNPSILDQVRFHPCVRFRPWESHQILSFVPPDGQFKLMSYRVRKLKSTPIYVKPQLTSDGGTCRLNVMVGSRNDHGKTIDSVTVQFQLPSCILSADLTSNHGTVNILADKTCTWNIGRIPKDKAPSMSGTMVLETGLERLHVFPTFRVGFKMMGVALSGLQIDKLDLKTVPYRFYKGFRAVTRAGEFEVRS
- the LOC112734674 gene encoding psbP domain-containing protein 1, chloroplastic isoform X2, which encodes MAKIVAVAEEGSFFFFSPLASTLSEFSGTKLHYSHIHFKRKQWQMKAASITQQLPCDYSSKAFAVSRRKALSLLLSTYIVFEAGSDALAQQSLPLREYIDAFDGYSFRYPSNWIQVRGAGADIFFRDPYILDENVSVEISSPSSSRYKSVQDLGTPEDAGKKVLKQYLTEFMSTRLGVRRESNILSTTSRVADDGKLYYQVEVNIKSYANNNELAVMPQERVVRMEWDRRYLSALGVENNQLYELRLQVPENVFAEEQNDLRQVMDSFRVNKIGT
- the LOC112734674 gene encoding psbP domain-containing protein 1, chloroplastic isoform X1; translated protein: MAKIVAVAEEGSFFFFSPLASTLSEFSGTKLHYSHIHFKRKQWQMKAASITQQLPCDYSSKTKAFAVSRRKALSLLLSTYIVFEAGSDALAQQSLPLREYIDAFDGYSFRYPSNWIQVRGAGADIFFRDPYILDENVSVEISSPSSSRYKSVQDLGTPEDAGKKVLKQYLTEFMSTRLGVRRESNILSTTSRVADDGKLYYQVEVNIKSYANNNELAVMPQERVVRMEWDRRYLSALGVENNQLYELRLQVPENVFAEEQNDLRQVMDSFRVNKIGT